The DNA window CTTATGGGCTTCGGCTGGGGAACGTTGGTTGGTTGATGCGGTTCAGTTCGATTCAGTTCACTTATAAAACTGCGTTTGATTCTCCACTGCTCAGTGAAGTgctccttcttttttttctttctcaatgttcctctatttttttttttttttattggggATGGTTGGAAATCATTTGCGTTGTCTTGGCGGATTCTTGCGGGATGCGGAGCTGCGGACGGGAAGGGGAAGCAGGCCCAGCGGCAGCGAGGCTGCACTTTTTCGAGTATGTTTTTGACGACCTTTTGATATATAAGAACTCCTACTGGCCCAAAAACATGTCCACTTCACTTAAAGTCCAAATGTTGTCCTCAAGGCCAGTTTTTAGCTATTTTCAACCCCTAGATTCCTAAGAATGAATTATGTAGGAAAAAGGGGTGactagttctttttttttttttttggatatctCTTGTAACTCATATCACATCTTCATATAAATTACCACACACATTTGTTTGGATTAACTGTTTTTAgaagtatttttgaaatattttactgtagcagtgtatatgaaaaatttttactataacttttttaaaaatatttgatatattatatgaatgagatgttttttgagttgtttttatttatgtattactgtaatattatatttaaaaaacttatttttgaaaaataggtCAATCCAAACGAAATCTATAGAATTTAGAGTTGAATGCTGAGCCCAAGCCCAAAACATCCTTATCAACTTATaatgttccttttttttttcttttttttttttaaggtgtGTCCCGCAGGGAGTGGACCCCGCAGACTATTCACCACCCTCAACAACTTGCTGGCAGCAAGGTTCGAACCAGGGACCTGAAGCCCCATCTTCAGCAACCTCAACCACCAGACCAAGCCCCTGAGGGCAACTTATAATGTTCCTTTAaaccaaaaaagagaaaaaaaaattcattcattcatttagGATCTTTGGAGAAAATTTAAATGCTTATGAGCCAACACAAAGTATTTGTACTTTGTCCAATtgttaataataaaataaaataagtttTTAACCTTTAGAGAAGACTCTATGCTTCACAAGGggtaacccaaaaaaaaaagtttgaattgCAATTAATCTTCCATCCCAATTTTCTGTTCCACCGTCTATCATGTTATCATCTGAACAGCaacctttttttcattttaatttgaaaGAGTCTCCAAATCTCATTTGTCACCATTTAATGTCCCCGAGAACATGCAAAACGGAATCGTCATTCGAAAAGCCCATTTTAATGGGCTTGTCCCATTGGACCAACCCATTTTGGCGCGGCGTGGATTTGCAAAACGCAATACAAGACAGTCCTCATCTTTACTAGGTCCATGACTGTGTTAGGGGTGAATAATTTTTACGctttttataattatatttttcatatatatattttttattttacataaattaaattattataatatatatttttttgataaaaatttcaaaaaatagcaatccaagcGCAAATTGCTGGTCTATTTTTTGTATTGATGAATAGAACGAATAAAAGGATACAACTGGAATTAACAGGATTAACAAAATAAATAGCAGCAGCTTGCTAAAAAggcaaaaagaaggaaaaaacaaaaaatgaaatccgggcACTGAGTAATTCCTCTTGTCTTGATGGAAAAGCAGTAAAGCACTATAGACATTTTGAATTACCGTAGTCCGCGCAGCATGATATCACGTCTAATCCCGTTCCTCCGCCTCTATATATAATCCCCACCACCACCAACGAATCAACCCTAGGAAATTCCTTTTTGCCTCACTTTCACAAAAACCCTAGCTTCCACTTCTCCCTTAAACCCTAAAGCCTTCTCTCTTCGTCTCGTTTTATCCGTCTCTCGCTTAGCAAATCCGCAATGGAGTTTTGGGGTAACTCTCTTTTTCCCTTCCTCCTTTCATTTCAACTCATATTTCTTATCTATTTttggtttcttctttttccctcttttctgGTGTAATTTTGTTTTCGTTTAACTGCCGCTGACTGCTCACTTATCTACGGCTGATGAAGTAGTTTCTCAGTTGTATTTGCGGTGTTAGGTGGCGGTTTTGATGCTCTGGTTTTGATCGTATAGGCATACATGTATATACGCGCTTGTACGTTATGTAAAGATGAACCGACACATCTTTATATGTTTTTCTTTGGCTGAATTGTCTGAAAATAGACTTTCGTTTCTTACATATAAAATGGAGCATCTTtatcttttaattgcttatgaaaGGTGGTTGTACTAATTTATACTGAATAATGCGACATTATAGTTTAGTCTTGTATTATATATGTAAAGTTTGTTATTATGGGCGTAAACTTTCGAGAGGGGAGAGACAATTCAAATGTCCACAATTAGCTCTACGCTATAACAGAAATACTGTTTTATTTATGTTACTGACGGTCTTTTATGCTTCCCTCCGTTTCTGAATTGTGTTGAACTCGTACAAGGCGTTTTTGGTATCAATGCACAGTCGAGTTTGACTAGCTGGTGGTTTAATTTGAGTGTGACACACAAGCTTTTCTGTTGGAAAGATAATGCTGCAGTTAAGACCTTTATACGTGGTTGTGTATTCTAGAATTTACACTTGGATGTGTTTTATGGAAAAAATGGAGCACGATTTGATTTTTTTAGAGCGTTATATGGGCTTTGATTTAATGCCCTGTGAATGACAATTTATGGTTTGGTCCTGTCTTGCAGACAGATTGATTTTCTTTTGTAGTTTTGTTTAGTTTTACTATGCATAAGTAATTATTGTTTTTTACGGCAACATAACATGGCCAATCTAACTTGACGTGCTTTTTATCCAGCTGCTGAGGTTAAAGGTGGAGAGCCTTTCAAGGTTGAGCCTGGTGAGGGTATGGTTCTGCATCTTTCACAGGTATAGATTACTAATAACTTCTTGAgattaatcttttgtttttgataatTGAACCTCAATGGATGGATATATTTATGCAGGCTTCTATTGGTGAGGTTAAAAAGGAGAAAGGGAATGAAACCATCTGTCTGTTTGTGAATGTGGATGGACAGAGGCTTGTTCTTGGAACACTTTTCTCTGAGAAACTCCCTCAGCAACAATTTGACTTGGTATTTGACAGAAATTTTGAGTTATCACATAACTGGAAAAGCGGAAGTGTCTACTTCTATGGCTATAGGGCTAACAACCCTTTTGACGAATATCCTTTGCACCTGCTATTTGGGCTATCTTAGTTTTCCTACAAGATGATATTATCACAAATTTTTTCCATTTGACTCTGTTGGATTCTAAATTCCATGTTCTTTTTCCTTGACTCGATTATTTTCGCCACGGAGGATGATGGGGGTGATTTTGGTTAGTATAGTCTTTCCCTTTTTGTATAaagattttatttttgtccattttttggGTGCTCAATACCTGTACATCTGTATCTTATGTTCAGATTCTGATTCTGAAGAGGAGATTCCACTTACAATTGCAAACaatggtgtgtagaaagtggTGTTTCTGTTTTATGATCATGAGATACTGAATTTTATAAAATCAGATATATTCCAGTCTGTCATCTCAATTTTCAGGTAAACCCGAGATCAAGGTTAAGGAAGACAAACCTGCTGACAATAAAAAGGCTAAAGCTGAGAAGGATTCTAAGCAAAAGGTGAAGATTGTGGAACCAAATCAGGATCTCCTTAAAcgtgatgaaaatgatgattccagtgatgaagatgatgattctagtgatgaagatgatgatgcctCTTTGGATGAGGTATTAAATCTGAAGGTTATCTGTTTATTCTGATGTCATCTGTGGTAGTTTTTGTCTCTATTTGATAGGGCTTTACATTGTAGATCAGTTGACCGTTTTTGGGACATGAGATATTTTATGATTGAGATTGGTGAACAGTTGGTATGTCtttgtttttttaaattctttaattgattaTTCCATGATCCCATTTGGCACACGATATATATCTAGGTCACTTGTCATGGGAAGGAAAGTATGGAAAATGATTGCTTGGCTTGGCTTAGTTGCTCCTAACTGGAGCCATTTTAGATTCTTTACATTGATGCATAAAGGGGAAGGCTCATTACTTGTCTTTTTGGCAACATCTTATGTGGTTTGCCTCCTCATGAAATCACCCATGTTATTGTATAGGAAATATGCAGTATTAGTTTTTCAATTAATGTAAGTTTCCATTTTGGCTATAGGAGCTGTAGCATTTTTGGGTTGACAGTTACTAGCTTATTGTTCTACGTGGTTCAATCTCTAGAATCCGTTGGTAGTTGCTCTGATTTTTTGCACTGccttgattttatttatttatttttatgatttggcCTCTTAGAATTTGTTGGTCTTTGTTTCTCTTGCTTAGAATATGTATGGCAATTGGTCCATCCAATTTATGTAATTTTTGTTCCCTATTCAGGATGAGGATGAGAGTGACACTGATGGAGATGATGAGTCAGATGAAAGCGATGAAGAGACACCAAAGAAGGTAGTAGTCCTTGATATGTAATATTTGAATGTTTTGGGTTAAGGAGCATGGGTATACCAATTAaatattttgttgggttttatCTTTGCTTTTGAAGGTTGAAATCAGCAAGAAGAGAGCTATTGAGTCAGCCGTCAAAACACCTGGTCCTGATAAGAAAGCTAAATTGACAACTCCTCAAAAAACAGGTTTTTTTCTTGCTCTTAGTGCAGTTACGGTTTTAGTTTGTTATTGCACTTGTGCATGTATTACAGAGTGGTCTCTTTTTATGTTCTGGATACCCTTTCTCAAGTACTGTTCCATTACCGGTGTAGATGGCAAGAAGGGTAGTGGGCATGTGGCTACACCTCATCCTGCAAAACAGGCTGGGAAGAACAAAAATCAGCAAACTCCAAAATCTGGAGGTGGGTCGCATAATTGCAAGACATGCAGCAGGTAAACCTTTTTGCTTTGTGACTTGCATTTGGGTAGGCGCTGCTGTTTCTGGTATTAAGAAATTTCACACTTGTAATGCCTAACAGGGCATTTGGCTCTGAAAATGCTCTGGAATCCCACACAAAGGCAAAACACAGTGCTGGAAAGTGAAGTAGGATTCTCAAAATGATGGCCTAAAAGACCTGATGGAATGGAAGAGACTTTTAAACTATTTGTAGGCTGATTCAGCTGATGTAAAGTTGAGAGCTGTTAGCTAGGTTCTGCTTTATTACATGTTATTCTCTGCGGCCTTTGTTTTGGGttgggtgttttttttttttgtttccccGCGCACGgcgttggggggggggggttgtttGGGTACCAGTGGCAGATCAAAATGGATTATGGAACTTACATTTTTTACCCCTCGCGATGGTTTTTGGTTTGCTTAATTGAAGTTCCAAATGCCTTGATATTTTGGGCAAAGTTTTATGCATCACTGTTCAATAGTTATATGCTTTCCACTAGCTCTAGTTGCGTGGGTCTCTCTGTGTCTCCCAGAATTTAGAGAATGCCTCCATTGGCAAATACTGCAAGTACTGACTGCATGTTGGATGGCTGGAATTGCCTAAAAGAAGTCCTTGGGTTATTATATCTGCATTTGCAACGTGGAGAGCCATTTGTCCATGTTTTTTTATATCAAAGAAGGATGTCTTAAAGTCACTCGGCACAGTAATTGTGCTCGTCTCAAGTGGTGTTTGATAGTTGTGTTTGTCTCTGTCTTTTAGTAAGGAAATTTTGCTCGTTGGTAAGTTGTCTTGTCTGTGCCTTTGAGGGGCGTATTTGTGCTCGTCTTAGTGGTGTATGTTCGGAGATGGCCAAATCTTCATTCTCGGATGCCCCCAGTCACTGGGCAAGGTTATTGTGCTTGTCCTAATGGTGCTTAATTTAGGCACGGCGGCTTGATTCAGTAAaagtttggtgaatttttccGTAAGTTTTAAATCTAGtttggataaaaaataaaataaaacgcTGGTAGGTTATGAGGCAACTGCCATTAGCtctcatttcattcttttggCAAATTCAAATAAGTGAAGCTT is part of the Coffea eugenioides isolate CCC68of chromosome 6, Ceug_1.0, whole genome shotgun sequence genome and encodes:
- the LOC113774520 gene encoding histone deacetylase HDT1 isoform X1 is translated as MEFWAAEVKGGEPFKVEPGEGMVLHLSQASIGEVKKEKGNETICLFVNVDGQRLVLGTLFSEKLPQQQFDLVFDRNFELSHNWKSGSVYFYGYRANNPFDEEDDGGDFDSDSEEEIPLTIANNGKPEIKVKEDKPADNKKAKAEKDSKQKVKIVEPNQDLLKRDENDDSSDEDDDSSDEDDDASLDEVLNLKDEDESDTDGDDESDESDEETPKKVEISKKRAIESAVKTPGPDKKAKLTTPQKTDGKKGSGHVATPHPAKQAGKNKNQQTPKSGGGSHNCKTCSRAFGSENALESHTKAKHSAGK
- the LOC113774520 gene encoding histone deacetylase HDT1 isoform X2, with amino-acid sequence MEFWAAEVKGGEPFKVEPGEGMVLHLSQASIGEVKKEKGNETICLFVNVDGQRLVLGTLFSEKLPQQQFDLVFDRNFELSHNWKSGSVYFYGYRANNPFDEEDDGGDFDSDSEEEIPLTIANNGKPEIKVKEDKPADNKKAKAEKDSKQKVKIVEPNQDLLKRDENDDSSDEDDDSSDEDDDASLDEDEDESDTDGDDESDESDEETPKKVEISKKRAIESAVKTPGPDKKAKLTTPQKTDGKKGSGHVATPHPAKQAGKNKNQQTPKSGGGSHNCKTCSRAFGSENALESHTKAKHSAGK